The genomic stretch TTTGGCGACCGTGCCATCTTTAACGACGTGTCATTCCGTCTTTTAAAGGGAGAGCATATCGGTTTAATCGGAGCTAACGGTGAAGGCAAATCCACATTTATGAATATTATTACCGGAAAGCTTCAGCCTGACGAAGGAAAGGTGGAGTGGGCGAAGCGCGTCCG from Anaerotignum faecicola encodes the following:
- a CDS encoding ATP-binding cassette domain-containing protein yields the protein MSILNVEYLTHGFGDRAIFNDVSFRLLKGEHIGLIGANGEGKSTFMNIITGKLQPDEGKVEWAKRVR